AATTCTTCACGGATATCAATGATATAGTGTGGAAATCCCTTTTCTACAGCAATTGATCTGGCATCATTGATTGAGTCCAGTGAACAACAGCCTGTTTCTTTTTTCCCTCCACCGGATGAGTTATAATCCCAGGTTTTCATGGTCATTCCCACCACCTCATAACCCTGTTCATGCAAAAGCATTGCAGAAACAGAACTATCTATGCCTCCACTCATGGCCATTAAAACCCTGCCTTTTTTACTCATTTGGCGAATGCTGAATTGTTAAAATAAAATCGAGGAAAAGCCTGTTATTCAGGCCTTAAGTTTGGCAAAGATACGCTTTCAAAACGTAAAAAAAATTACTTTACCTCAGGAATGGGAACTTCCTTTTCTTCAGGAACAGGGTTAAGTAAAATACCGGCTTTGTATAGATCTTCCCTAATCTTCTCTCCATCTTCCTTATAGATCAACCAGGAACCTTCTCGAAGTCCATTTACATACTTGCCTTTTTGAGATATTTTCCCATTTTCGAAAAACATTGTCAGAGTCCCTTCAAATTCGCCTTTCTTCATCAATCCGTCTACCTTAATATTTCCACTTTCATAAAACTCTTTGTAAGGCCCATGCTTTACATCCGACTTATAGGTAGTTAAATGTGAAATTTTACCATTCGGAAAAAACACTTTCCATGCATTTTCTTTCTTCCCTTTTACATAAAATTCAGTCGCAGAAATACCTCCGCTTTCACCAAAATATGTCCAAAGACTGTCTTTGTTTTTATCAATGTATTTTCCTTTCGCCTTGAGCTTACCGGCATCACTATAAATTTCAGCAAGACATACATCTGACATTCCACGATAAATCATTTTTGCCTGAAGCACTCCATTCTTGTGATACGAATTGAAAGTTCCAATATGAATGTTGTTTTTGTATTTGCCTTCAGAAAATAACGTATCCGTCGGGTAATATTTCCTCCAGAGCCCCTGTTTCTGTCCTTTGTCATCAAGCCTGTTGATAGTATCTCCTTTAAAAACCTGGAAAGTTTGTCCTGACAAATTGAATGTCAACATCAACAGGTAAAATACAACAGCGTTAATACGGATGAATTTCATGAAGGCAAAGATATAGTTCTTAAGACAATAGAATGAACAATTCAAACGAAAAATCGGCCTTCCTATTGTCGTGTTCTTTGGTTTCCGGAACCTTTTGTCTTTGGAAAATTTAATTACATTGCGTCCTGCAAAATCCAATCTACTATGAATACAAACAGTTCCAATTCTGGTCATCCACGTGGGTTATACCTGTTGTTCTTTACAGAAATGTGGGAACGCTTCAGTTACTATGGGATGCGGGCGATTTTCATTCTGTTCATGACGAAGGCTTTGTTCATGGACAAAGCACTTGCCTCAAACATCTACGGCAGTTTTACCGGGCTTGTTTATTTGACACCACTTTTAGGTGGTTACATTTCCGATAAATTCTGGGGAAACCGCAGGAGTATTCTTGTAGGCGGACTTTTAATGGCTGCAGGACAGTTCCTGATGTACCTGAGTGGAAGTCTGGTGACGGATGGCGCGCAAAGTGTGAGCGCTGTTTCCTTTATGTGGATTGGTTTGACACTTCTGATTGTCGGAAACGGATTCTTCAAACCGAATATCTCGACAATGGTTGGACAATTGTATCCAAAGAATGATTCCCGGATTGACGGTGCTTTTACCATCTTCTACATGGGAATTAATATGGGGGCGTTCTTCTCCCCTTTGGTATGTGGTACGCTTGGAGATACGGGAAACATTGCTGATTTTAAATACGGTTTTCTTGCAGCTGCGATTGGAATGTTGGTCAGCACCTTGTCCTTTGAAGTTCTGAAAAACAAACACCTGAAAGATCCTGATGGAAATCCATTGGGTATGCCTAAGGCTAAAATGGATCTTAAAACTTACGCGGTAATCATCGGATCTATTGGTTTGATTTATTTCCTCCTGAATTTTCAGACAATCATGGCTGCCATCTTTGGTGCCGGTGCCGTTGCTGATCCAAATACGTTTGCTCACACCCTTGCGAACATGGACCTGGTGGCCTATCTGATCTACGCATCCATCATTCTTATGCCGATAATCATTCTTTCAGATAAGAGCCTTACAAAAGATGAACGCGAAAGGATTATAGTAGTTTTCATTCTTGCTTTCTTCGTGGTATTCTTCTGGGCTTGTTTCGAACAGGCAGGAGCTTCTCTCACTTTGTTCGCGGATCAACAGGTAGACCGGGCCGTAAGCATCAATATCAGCAAATTTGTAATTCTCGGTTTTACTGTACTTCTCTCCTACTATCTGGCCAAAGCATTTGGTTGGTTTTTTGAATGGAGTAAGAAAAATATCCTTCTGATCCAGGTTATCGCTGCAGGAATTCTTGTAGCGCTCACATTTACCGGTTACATCAACGATTTTCATCAGTCAGAATTCCCGGCATCATGGTTCCAGTCCATTAATCCATTAGCGATTATTGTTCTTGCGCCTGTGTTTACGATGCTTTGGGGTAAGCTGGCAAAAGTCAACATGGAGCCCTCCTCTCCTTTGAAAATGGCAATGGGTTTAGGACTTGTTGCCTTGGGTTATGTGATCATTGCTTATGCAGTACATGGTATTGATCCATCCACCAAGATCGCGATGTTCTGGCTCTTCGCATTGTATATTGTGCATACCATGGGTGAACTTTGTTTATCACCTATCGGATTGAGTATGGTGAGTAAACTTGCGCCATTAAGACTTTCATCACTTATGATGGGTACATGGTTTCTTGCGAATGCCGCTGCGAACAAGTTCGCAGGAACATTGAGCGCTCTGATTCCTCCAGGCGCAGGAGAAGCACCAGCTGAAGCAGCCAAGATCCCAAGTTTCCTTGGCATTGAAATTTCCAATTTGTTTATCTTCTTCTGCGTATTTATCGTCCTCAGTGGCACTGCTGCCTTAATCCTGCTCGGATTGTATAAGAAGCTGATTAAAATGATGCATGGAGTAAATTAATTTCAAATGCAGGAAAAAAATAATTTCAGTGCCGGAGACGAATTCGACTTCGGCACTGTTGTTTTTACAGAAGAAGATATCATTCGTTTTGCGACAGCATATGATCCACTTGATTTTCATCTGAGCAAAGAAGCAGCACGTCAACATTTTTTCAAGGATATCGTTGCGAGTGGACCACATCCATTTCATCATTTTTATAAAAATGTGTGGATACCCAGGTTTGGTAAATCAGTGCTTGCAGGACTTGCTGTGGATAACTGGAGATTTCTAAAACCTGTTTATGCGGGTGAGACTGTTCGTTGTAAAGTTGTGATAACAGAATACACACTTCATCCTGAACACAATTCTGCTTCAGTAAGATGGAACTTCAATTTTTTGAATAAAAAAGATGAATTATTTCAACATTTGGAAATGCTTGTTTTGCATCTTGTGAATACTTAAATTCGTGTAAATCAAAAGAATTTTAAATAAGTTTTCACGTTATCCATCAAAACCGGTACTATGTCTGTTATTCAAAAAATACTTCTGAGTCTTTTCGTTTCATGCTTTCTTATTTCTCCTGTTCATTCTCAGGAATCAGGGAAGAAAAAAGCAGGTATAGAATGGATGGATTTTAAATCTGCTTTGACCAAGTCTTCATCCCAACCCAAAAAAATATTTATTGACGTATATACCGGTTGGTGCGGATGGTGCAAGCGAATGGATGCAACAACTTTTGAAGATCCGGAAGTAGTAGCATATATGAACCAACATTATTACGCGGTAAAACTGGATGCTGAAACCAAAGACACCATTGTTTTCAAGGACAAGTCGTATGTATTCAAACCTGAATACAGGGCGAATGAAATTGCAGCAATCTTCCTGAATGGACAAATGAGTTATCCCACATCCGTCTATTTGGATGAAAAATCTGATCCAATTGGTCCTGTAGCAGGTTATATGACTGAAAAGCAACTTTTACCAGTTTTAAAATATTTCGCTGAAGACCTCTATAAGACAACAAAATGGGACGATTATGTGAGGGAGAATATTAAATAGCTCTTGATTAACTACGTATAATACTGGCATTCATATAATTATACATTTTCTCAAATTCGGATCCATAAGTAATCACATTATCCGTTTTTCAAAGTTGATGTAAACAAGGTTAAAAAACACCAAAAAAAAACGCTGATAGTTGACTATCAGCGTTTCGGGTGAAAGATGGGGCTCGAACCCACGACCTCTAGATCCACAATCTAGCGCTCTAACCAGCTGAGCTACAATCACCGTATTTGTCCGGTTATCCCGAACAGGGCTGCAAAAATATTCATTTATTCTTTTCACACAAGAAAGAAAGTGATTTCGATGTAATTCATGTTAAACAGAAAACATGGAGAAAAGGAAATCAAGGGAGAACAGTACCTTTGCAAAAGCTAATGGAGAAAGAAATTCAGTTGAATGTGGAGGGAATGGATTGCGCAAATTGTGCTCAAACCATCACCCGTACATTACAAAAACGTGGCTTCAAAGATGTACGTGTTGATTTTCTTGCCGGGGAAGTAAAATTTGAGGAAGTTGGCGGAGATCAGATTATGCAGGCTATTGCCGATATCAATGGACTTGGTTACAGGGTAACCGGCAGATCGGATGCAAGCACTGAAAACCACACGGAAGAAATTGATCAACATGATCACTCAAATATCAATTGGAAATTCTATGTCTCTCTGCTTTTTACCATCCCTCTGCTGCTGAACATGGTATTGCCCCATTCCATTCTTGGCAATGGAATGATCCAGTTATTTTTATGTCTGCCGGTGATAAGTATTGGCATCTGGCATTTCGGAGTCAGCGCCTGGAAATCTATCCGTGCGGGTGTTCCAAATATGGACGTTTT
Above is a window of Bacteroidota bacterium DNA encoding:
- a CDS encoding toxin-antitoxin system YwqK family antitoxin, producing MKFIRINAVVFYLLMLTFNLSGQTFQVFKGDTINRLDDKGQKQGLWRKYYPTDTLFSEGKYKNNIHIGTFNSYHKNGVLQAKMIYRGMSDVCLAEIYSDAGKLKAKGKYIDKNKDSLWTYFGESGGISATEFYVKGKKENAWKVFFPNGKISHLTTYKSDVKHGPYKEFYESGNIKVDGLMKKGEFEGTLTMFFENGKISQKGKYVNGLREGSWLIYKEDGEKIREDLYKAGILLNPVPEEKEVPIPEVK
- a CDS encoding DUF255 domain-containing protein, with product MSVIQKILLSLFVSCFLISPVHSQESGKKKAGIEWMDFKSALTKSSSQPKKIFIDVYTGWCGWCKRMDATTFEDPEVVAYMNQHYYAVKLDAETKDTIVFKDKSYVFKPEYRANEIAAIFLNGQMSYPTSVYLDEKSDPIGPVAGYMTEKQLLPVLKYFAEDLYKTTKWDDYVRENIK
- a CDS encoding peptide MFS transporter, translated to MNTNSSNSGHPRGLYLLFFTEMWERFSYYGMRAIFILFMTKALFMDKALASNIYGSFTGLVYLTPLLGGYISDKFWGNRRSILVGGLLMAAGQFLMYLSGSLVTDGAQSVSAVSFMWIGLTLLIVGNGFFKPNISTMVGQLYPKNDSRIDGAFTIFYMGINMGAFFSPLVCGTLGDTGNIADFKYGFLAAAIGMLVSTLSFEVLKNKHLKDPDGNPLGMPKAKMDLKTYAVIIGSIGLIYFLLNFQTIMAAIFGAGAVADPNTFAHTLANMDLVAYLIYASIILMPIIILSDKSLTKDERERIIVVFILAFFVVFFWACFEQAGASLTLFADQQVDRAVSINISKFVILGFTVLLSYYLAKAFGWFFEWSKKNILLIQVIAAGILVALTFTGYINDFHQSEFPASWFQSINPLAIIVLAPVFTMLWGKLAKVNMEPSSPLKMAMGLGLVALGYVIIAYAVHGIDPSTKIAMFWLFALYIVHTMGELCLSPIGLSMVSKLAPLRLSSLMMGTWFLANAAANKFAGTLSALIPPGAGEAPAEAAKIPSFLGIEISNLFIFFCVFIVLSGTAALILLGLYKKLIKMMHGVN